Sequence from the Luteitalea sp. genome:
CCCCGAATCGCTCGAGATTTGCGATCCAGCGGAGAATGCTTCCATCCATCATGTACGCGTGGTTGTCGCTGTAGAGGAAGTCACCGACAAAGGCCGCCAGGTTGTCGTTCTCCAACAACCAGATCGAATTCGCGTCAGAATCGCCCCCAGCGCCCACATCAACGACGGTGAACGTCAACCCCGCCACTGTCACTCGCTCTCCCGGCGCGACGATCGTGTTGGGATACACCCATTTCGGGACCCACTCGTCCTTGAACAGCGCGGACCACTGTTTGTGCTTGGCTTGTTCGCTTGCTTTCATGACGTCATGCACCGAACGCAAGGCGTAAATGGGCATCTCGCCCCTTGGAGCGATGTTCGTCGTGCCGGCGATGTGGTCGGGGTGGCCGTGAGTCAACAGAATGCCAGCAACAGGCTTGCGGAGACTATTCGCCATCTGCTTCAGTGCCTTACTGTCGCTCATCGTCAAGGTCGTATCGACAATGACCAGTTCTTCGCCAGCCTCGACGACGAAGGCATTGGGTCTGACCATCGGTTCCTTCGACACGTAGGTGTGAATGCGAGGTGTCATGTGTGGGCGCTCCACTCAAGATTCAGTGTCATCGGAACGATTCCGGTGCCGTTCACTCTCTAGCTCCTCGACCAGCGAACGGACATCGGCTACGTTCCCTATCGAACGACTT
This genomic interval carries:
- a CDS encoding MBL fold metallo-hydrolase encodes the protein MTPRIHTYVSKEPMVRPNAFVVEAGEELVIVDTTLTMSDSKALKQMANSLRKPVAGILLTHGHPDHIAGTTNIAPRGEMPIYALRSVHDVMKASEQAKHKQWSALFKDEWVPKWVYPNTIVAPGERVTVAGLTFTVVDVGAGGDSDANSIWLLENDNLAAFVGDFLYSDNHAYMMDGSILRWIANLERFGELLGKYATLYVGHGPASDQALIRKQQQYFETASTAVLEATGGSAVFTDDSKKKYEEMMLAAYPGYGFTLTMSTYPCRAKNSK